The Ostrea edulis chromosome 1, xbOstEdul1.1, whole genome shotgun sequence genomic sequence gacatagtaatatactgcccactcaatatcttgataacccttttacttgacagacatcaaacttagtacattggtacatcttcaggagaggatgacccatattgattttgaggtaaaaagtcaatagttgaactggacatagtaatatattgtctcctatattttaagaattatttgcttgattgacacgtaccaaacttggtacactggtacagcataaggagtagatgacccctattgaattttaggtcacatggtcaattcactcttaacataggaagatattgtctgctcaatattttgaattgatgataatactatcaattaaatgaggtgtgtgtataacccttttcaattttgcaccatggggggcatatgtgttttacaaacatctcttgtttaagAGTGTCCTACAACATTCTTACCATTTGTTAattattcccctttgaagggatcATGATAACTTGAATACCCTTTACACCAGGATGATtggtgccaagtttggttgaaatataCGGTCCATTAGTTCTGTAGAGGACAGTAAAGAGagtatactgcctcgctagagagctagtTTTTCTAGTGATAAGTTaaagcaacggcgagcgtgatTAGGCCTTGaatgggtgaccgctacacattATAGTTCTTAAGTAGACGATGTGAAATGTGcaaatgacaaagtttgatcAGCTCTTGAGAGCTAAAATGATCACATGAATACATAAAGATTTTAAGATACCATAGTGTCATCATTATTCCTCGAATGTTGtcttgttgtacatgtatttgtggaCGAGCAAGATTACAAAATCAAGTAATGAACAAAGTAGCAATGAAGGTGAAAGAACATCTGTCCACAACACAGGCTCcagatgttttaaatatatataataaaaaaagcTGTCTTCCTGTAAATAAACTATTCAcagtttgtttacaggaaggcaactttttttattatataattatttaaaacGTTGAGAGCCTGTGGTTCACAATTATATAAAATTAGTTCTGACTGATCCATGAAAGAAGGGTGACTTTATCGAGCCGAGAACCCACAGAAggacaaatatcaaagttataaTTGAAAAtctccagaaaaagaaaaatttgcatTCTAGTCAATCCAGTTTCCAAAAATTCTTTACGATGTGCTCATTTCAAAGGAGCATTGAAAAAATTCTATTGAAAATCACATATACGCGAAAAACgcacaaaataacagtaaatttgACTTTTCCAAGCAGATTCTCATGTGAAGTGGGCCAAGTCTCCATTGTGAACTGAGTAAATATATTAGTTCATGTTCaggtgtaaaatattttgtaaataaaagtatggagacttgaCCGACTGTATgaaaaaacttacttcttgtGTACAACTTTTGTCgtattatcaagaaaatttccatgtCCACGTCGGGTGACTTTAGATAGCTTGAATTCGAAAATTCTTCATGTGATGGATAGCCAAGGTGGTTTAACGACAGTCTCATTGAAGTTTTGCACAGGCCCAGATTGCACATCTGTGGTTCAAATACCAATTTTTCCTACTTctttttttatgaattattagacTTCCCATAATTATTTGTCTCAGGAATTTTATGCTAAGTTTTACTCATAGCATGCAGTCTTAATGATGATCACAAATAATTGATTCCAACATGTAGctagtgaataaatgtaaagaaatatggGGCCTCCTGTGAAGTATGGATGTTGTTTGTGTAAACGCCAACCTACATATAAAGGAAAGTTAAAgagaacaatttcaacaatgcttAAGAAGTTACTTGAAGAGATCATGACAAAGGTCAAATATGCAACCAGTGCAGACTGTCTAAAAGGCACAGTGTACTACAGTtcagtacaaaaacaaataaagtgTCTGTTTCTGTCCCATTTGTATTTGCTGGGAAATCTAACAGCAAATGTGTGTACTGTAACTGTAAAAACGGTCTCAGAGTTGTACCAAAAGAGGCGAGaagtgatatttttatattcGGTATATTCGTACCAGTAGGTTGTAAATGCTGTTCAAAACATTTGTTGGGGAAAACTGGatccaaatcaaagcattaatACTACACCATACAGAAAATGctattccacatttgatttacaccataAAACATCCGAggtttctcattcacatcagttaatatgtcaatggaaatgTGAAGCACGTACTGTTGGATGTTGTGAGCATATATGCAGTATTATTAGGTACCTTAGGTACTCCAGGGATCAGTGTATTGTGTGTAtgttataaattatataatccACTTAATGTCGGATATACATAATGCTgcctgtgaaacaaattctgatTATGATTAAATATTCTTTGAagtatgatctatatatttgtttttaattctaaatattttggacagTGTTTTAGTACGGTACTGTATCTATTGTAAATACGGGTACCATCAATGTGGATTTTATACTTCGCGACCAGTGCCCAATCACGAATAGGTTTATTGTTCGCCAAGTTCACCCATCCTCTTTAATGCTCTTGAAATTAAGGAAAACCATAGAATTAATTTTTCCTCATAAAGCTGGTAATTATTATAAATCTTTTCTGTTTCAGATTCCAAAGATCACGTACCTGAAGAAAATATACTCATTCAGGGACAGAGTTTTGAGGAacaaattcaattctttatcaCCAAGGTGTTTGAACCAGCTGGATTTCATGTAGAAAAATTTAGCAGACTGCCTTACCTATGTGAAGGTGACCTCCACCAATCATTTTATGTACTGGACGATGCAGTGTTTGTGATAAAACCAAAACTGTGACAAAGCACTAAGCATGTGCAGCATgctattatgtaaacaaagtgCCTTGAAATGGCTCCTtataaattttaactttaagaCTTGTTCATTAATTAGTTTCTTCTAGTGTGGTTGAGGTCTTTTCGTGAAGTTTGTGCTTTGAAGATAATAGTACCACACCTTATTATGCAATTTTGTTCACAAGCACTGAACAAGATGCTGAATGATATTGTGTGGAATGAGATAAAATACATTACTACAAGTTTACAGTGCTAAAATATGAAGGATTATTGACATTGGATATTTACTGTGAACCGCTTTGAATTTACTCAGGTTCATTCCAAAGTTTTTCTAAAtggaatatttatatataatccgTTTCAATCAAGGCTTTACTTCTGCTTCATGTAATGGCTTTAGTTGTATTTAATTTCATTGCATACATATCCCATAGCAAAAATAAAACTGCCTTGAAAATAAGCCTGTGTACAGTCTATGGGAGTTGTTTCACGTGGTTGATCTAAATATTTGCTTAGTTATATGTACAGAAGAAATCATGACTGCTTGTGTATTGAATCTAAAGTTATTCTCTCATTTTGAGAATTTCTTAACAACTgtattcatttgttttattgaaataaaatattttaataatgaaTATAAGCTCTTCATATAATAAATGGAACAAAAAAGGAAAACTACTTGGATCAtgcatgatgaaaaaaaaaagacttctGTTGAAGGaatttgttacatgtacgtGAACAAAAGCAGAAGCATTATACAAAAACATGCAGTTCTTTGCTGGGTAATGTGCAGAtcaaaattttcattctgtAAACCTGAGAGCTAAATCCAAtccatttcttcatgaaagcTTGCGATGAAGGACTTGTGTTTGTTTATTAGGGTTTCTGCATACCCTATTTctgaaaaaagaattttttgatatagaCTGTTTTGTAACTTGAAACAAACCAATGCATATTAAAACTCAAATGCAGGTATTAGGCCAAAAACAATTAATTTGCAtgtttttttcagaaatgggtAGGTAGGTCAGATTTGGTTTTTGTGTTTGTAACTCAAGTGGATATTTGAGGATACACGAAAAACCTGTGATACTGCCTACTTTTTGACGTCTTAAATTTTCTAgtgttatcaaaattttggaGGTAGACAAGGGCAGATAATTTAATTACGATAATTGGATCCTAATCCTCAGCTTTAAACAGTTTAAAGGATAGATTAATAGGGTATGTCAGGAAACCAGAACCATgcaattatttttctttatacctTATTTAAGTGATAAATCATTATTAGGGGTGGGGGTGGACTTACTCTTTCTGAGCCTGTCCATTGCATGGTAATCTGACAAAATGGATTTCATAACATCCATCCGCATATCCTGAATGGCGATCAGCAACCTTCCGTAATAGTTTTTCTCTGTCAGCATCTCtggaaaatttaaatttaaactaTTATGAAATAGTTTACAATTCCTTTCATGCAACTGCAAAAAGCATTTTACATATTCTGCTTTCTGTGTCATAAATTTCATATACATAAACAAGTGGCCCATGggcatcgctcacctgagtcaccttgttcttgcttgtgatttttaacagattttttttaactcaCATGAGCTGACAGCTCAaatgagctattctgatcactttGTCTGGTGTCTTCCATCCCTCCATCTGTCTGTATATTTTTAacctcttctccagaaccacaggggtaattttttttcagtcaAACTTGCTATAAAGCATGCTTGgataaagaggattcaagttttttcaaatacCATGCCCTTTTTGAAGGGAACATAATCAGGAATTAGTAAAAATTTTGTGACATCTAttataaatcttctcaagaaccactgggccaaattcaataaaaattggcacaaatcatccttgagtgaaggggatttaagttagttcaaatgaagggacatgCTTCCTCcacaggggagataatcaagaaaaggcgaAAATaaggtggagtcatttaaaaatctcaagaaccactaggccagaaaagttgaaattattGACTGCTTCCCGACATAccggtagtgtagattcaatttcttgttcaaatcaaggcccccgggggtaggttggggccacaataggggatcaaagtttttcatggtGATTTATAGAATAACTctttaaaatattctcaagaacaacaagaccatgattaatcatattaatatgcaagcatccccaggtagtacagatttaattattttcaaatcatgatcACTGGgggaggatggggtcacaaatggggatcaaagttttatatgagtATAAATAGgcaaaatctttgaaaatttcataccgtgattttttttatcttgtaaTATTGTATCATGGTTATATCATATGACACTATGGGGCTAcgttgaggccacaatatggCGTCAagatttttcatgggaataaaagttgcaattttttttaaaaaatcacaatagCTGAACAACATCAGGGCTAAGGTGACTTTGTGAGTGATTTGGCTCATGGGCCTCGTTTCAAGATTTAAAAGATTGTGGTGTGAAATGCAACATCTTTCCATGAGGAatctaaatacaaaatacaatgtttgaaagccctaccttaaatagttcaggagatatttttcataaaagacTTAAGTAGCCAGGTCAAACTCCCAAGATCAAACATTTGGTACCAataaatgtcttgtcacaaggaatatacatatttgaaacatgaaagccctatcattccccatttaaaagttatgagtGAGGTTAAAGTTTCGGATATACAGTGTAGCCCTACTACTTTTGGAATCCAGTgtattcctatataaaactttgatctccaattgtggccccaccctagccCTGGaaccatgatttaaacaaactttaatctacagTATGTCAAAAGCTTTAATATATAGATTTCAACTTTACTGGCCCAAAGGTTCTtgaaggtttttaaatgaccccaccttattttttacttttattatctccccttaggAGACAcaactcttcatttgaacaaacttgaattcactTCATCCAAGGGTGActtataccaagtttgattgaaatggagtgagtggttctggagaagcaGATGAAAAAGTTAAAAGTGAACGACAGAATTGCCAAACAAATtccgatcagaaaagcttacttgagcttttGGTTTAAGTGAGCTGAGAACAactactgtagaatcatttaaattcgtgggggccaattttcgtggattgctgaatgtTTACGGGTTCATGGGGACATAATtttgtggatttatatatttgtaagaaagataactcagGAATGTTTGctttgtctttattcgttgaggatgtaaatttgtgggtgaggggtacctacgaattccacgaaaattgagccaccacgaattctaatgattccacagtacatgtatactggagTTACTTAATCATCTATTTACCACTACACTACCTTCTGAGAAAGACCAGATAGCAGGACAGGGGATTGGACCAGGATCAGGCAACATGGGCTGTGCAGTTGTTTTATCCGAGTTTTGTATTGTTGCTCCTACGTGAATCTTCAAGTCTCGAGTGAACCTATCACCTCTTCCTGTGAAGTTTTCATTCATGATTTGATTCACATCAAAAGGACATGATTCAGTCTGTTGAATGCTTTGTTGTCCTTCTGCATCAGATGACTTATTTACATACAGGATATCTTTATCACATTTCCCTGGACTTCCTGATATCTCTTTCTTGGATGTACCTCTGAAATCCACACAAGATGAGCCTCCATTTCTTGATATTGATTCTTCACCCAACAATGATGTGGCAGTGCTAAGTTGATCAGCTGGGGTAGATCTTTCATCAACAATGTAAGAAGTGTGAACATTGCTGGATTTATCGTGGATAGTGACATTACATTGTCCTTTGAAGTTAATATTCATGCTGGGGATCCTTAATCTATTGGTAAGTATTTTCTTCATCTTCTCTGGATTAACAACAATAATCTTCTTGAAGGTTTCATCAAGTTCATTAGAGGACTTGTccaatttttcttcattttcattACCATTCTTTCTGTTGCTTTTCCCAACATTTGTATTTACTGGTTTTGGAGAAGCAAATTTCATTTGCTTTTTACCAGAATTCCCCTTATTGTCAAGTTTTTCTGGCTTTACTTTCAGTTTTTTCTTCACTCCTGATGAAGAGTCTTTCTTGACTTCACCCTTGCGTTTTTTAGCTGCCGTGGATAAAACACTGCTTGAATTTGTACTGTTGTCTGCTGCACTTTGAAGGTCTTTGTTTAGTTTTTCGTTCTTTGGTTTGATTGGTGGTAAAACATTTGTGTGACTGGTGGAAATCATTATCTTTGGCTGTGACTGAATCTGGTCAGtgatttttgattgattgttgatTGTGGACAACTTTGGGTGTGCAGTACTTTCCTGTAGATGAATAGCTTCTGTCTTCTCTGAAGCACTTTTAGTCATTTTTGCAGCTGTATCATCCTTAGCCATCAGAAGCGGAGCTGTGGTAAGAGTAGGCATTGATGTGGTGGAAGGTGAACACAATGTTGAAGTATTCAGGGACACCAGTGGAGTGGCCACAAAAGAGATGGAGAAACCAGTCGGTGAGGAAGAATTGGGCACTTTAACATAATACCCTAAGGCCGGGGCTCTTGGAGTCATCAGCGATCCCAGCTTTGAATTTATCCCCAACACCTTGGATACAGTAGCAGAGCTAGCTTTTGAAATTGTTTGAGTGGAAGCTGGAATCTGTTTCACTGTGTTCCCAGAACTTGTGTATAAACTCTCAGTTGATTTTAAGTGTGTGTTGCTGAAAAATGGAAAGACGGAGACACTAACTGCATGGTGTAATAATGGCAATGAGAGCGACACATTTTGACCTGTACTGGTGATTACGCTTGGCTTTGTAGTCATCAACTGAGATAACAAAGTACTGTGGATGATCGGATGACTTTCTTTAACTTTAGTCTTATTTTTATTGGCTTCAGTCTGGTTCCAGTCAACTGGTTGCCCTCTTTGATTGGTACTGTCTGCTGCTGATGAAGTTGTCTGTGCACATTTCTCAGT encodes the following:
- the LOC130046669 gene encoding uncharacterized protein LOC130046669 isoform X1, whose product is MEEVGRGGCLNQKQYDIIVRFLAHGHFPSKRDLLEAKFASQEETARPRPFRKFKSWIQRLLYRESENVLIHLPTGKVVVPKEKFVEIIIANHCDEYGGHLNAFATMKKIQKTYTFGRRNFGMSEEFVRGVVRNCPICEGFQSGNLKEGILADTNKTGKQTTVTASIPNNMEQNLESQKKKVLSSTSSGLGTEKCAQTTSSAADSTNQRGQPVDWNQTEANKNKTKVKESHPIIHSTLLSQLMTTKPSVITSTGQNVSLSLPLLHHAVSVSVFPFFSNTHLKSTESLYTSSGNTVKQIPASTQTISKASSATVSKVLGINSKLGSLMTPRAPALGYYVKVPNSSSPTGFSISFVATPLVSLNTSTLCSPSTTSMPTLTTAPLLMAKDDTAAKMTKSASEKTEAIHLQESTAHPKLSTINNQSKITDQIQSQPKIMISTSHTNVLPPIKPKNEKLNKDLQSAADNSTNSSSVLSTAAKKRKGEVKKDSSSGVKKKLKVKPEKLDNKGNSGKKQMKFASPKPVNTNVGKSNRKNGNENEEKLDKSSNELDETFKKIIVVNPEKMKKILTNRLRIPSMNINFKGQCNVTIHDKSSNVHTSYIVDERSTPADQLSTATSLLGEESISRNGGSSCVDFRGTSKKEISGSPGKCDKDILYVNKSSDAEGQQSIQQTESCPFDVNQIMNENFTGRGDRFTRDLKIHVGATIQNSDKTTAQPMLPDPGPIPCPAIWSFSEEMLTEKNYYGRLLIAIQDMRMDVMKSILSDYHAMDRLRKKIGYAETLINKHKSFIASFHEEMDWI
- the LOC130046669 gene encoding uncharacterized protein LOC130046669 isoform X2; the encoded protein is MEEVGRGGCLNQKQYDIIVRFLAHGHFPSKRDLLEAKFASQEETARPRPFRKFKSWIQRLLYRESENVLIHLPTGKVVVPKEKFVEIIIANHCDEYGGHLNAFATMKKIQKTYTFGRRNFGMSEEFVRGVVRNCPICEGFQSGNLKEGILADTNKTGKQTTVTASIPNNMEQNLESQKKKVLSSTSSGLGTEKCAQTTSSAADSTNQRGQPVDWNQTEANKNKTKVKESHPIIHSTLLSQLMTTKPSVITSTGQNVSLSLPLLHHAVSVSVFPFFSNTHLKSTESLYTSSGNTVKQIPASTQTISKASSATVSKVLGINSKLGSLMTPRAPALGYYVKVPNSSSPTGFSISFVATPLVSLNTSTLCSPSTTSMPTLTTAPLLMAKDDTAAKMTKSASEKTEAIHLQESTAHPKLSTINNQSKITDQIQSQPKIMISTSHTNVLPPIKPKNEKLNKDLQSAADNSTNSSSVLSTAAKKRKGEVKKDSSSGVKKKLKVKPEKLDNKGNSGKKQMKFASPKPVNTNVGKSNRKNGNENEEKLDKSSNELDETFKKIIVVNPEKMKKILTNRLRIPSMNINFKGQCNVTIHDKSSNVHTSYIVDERSTPADQLSTATSLLGEESISRNGGSSCVDFRGTSKKEISGSPGKCDKDILYVNKSSDAEGQQSIQQTESCPFDVNQIMNENFTGRGDRFTRDLKIHVGATIQNSDKTTAQPMLPDPGPIPCPAIWSFSEGSVVRC